The Pseudanabaena sp. BC1403 genome contains a region encoding:
- a CDS encoding class I SAM-dependent methyltransferase, producing MSSYNKISKCRISGSENLVSVLNLGYQSLTGVFPKNADEAVTKGPLELVWCSDSGLLQLRHSYEPSEMYGDNYGYRSGLNQSMINHLTDKVAYLERLITLNKGDVIVDIGSNDATTLKAYKTEGVTKIGIDPTGNKFLEYYPSDICLVPDFFSSQNYHAVESKKARIITSIAMFYDLEAPIEFAKQIESILADDGIWHFEQSYMPSMLRTNSYDTICHEHLEYYSLQVVKTVLEKSGLRLVDVFMNSINGGSFAVTATKADNLSIKSNQPVIDWLLGQENRMGLNTPRPYRDFEERVFRHREDLTRLIRDLNADGKKILGYGASTKGNVVLQFCGITPDDIPAIAEVNPEKFGRVTPGTHIPIISEAEARAMQPDYFLVLPWHFKDGILRREKDYLASGGKFIFPFPEIEIV from the coding sequence ATGAGTTCTTATAACAAAATTTCTAAATGCAGAATAAGTGGCAGTGAAAACTTAGTTTCTGTCCTTAACTTAGGATATCAATCGCTAACTGGAGTATTCCCAAAAAATGCTGATGAAGCAGTTACAAAAGGACCATTGGAACTAGTTTGGTGTTCGGATAGTGGATTATTGCAACTTCGACATTCCTACGAACCTTCTGAAATGTATGGAGATAACTATGGTTATCGTTCGGGGCTTAACCAATCGATGATAAATCATCTTACAGACAAGGTAGCCTATCTTGAACGTCTTATCACACTTAACAAGGGTGATGTTATTGTCGATATTGGTAGCAATGACGCAACTACTCTCAAAGCATATAAGACGGAAGGAGTTACTAAAATAGGAATTGATCCCACAGGAAATAAATTCTTAGAATACTATCCATCTGATATATGTCTAGTTCCAGATTTCTTTTCTAGTCAAAACTACCATGCCGTAGAGTCAAAGAAGGCAAGGATTATAACCTCTATAGCTATGTTTTATGACTTGGAGGCTCCGATTGAATTTGCAAAACAAATTGAGTCTATCCTTGCTGATGATGGCATTTGGCATTTTGAGCAAAGTTATATGCCGTCTATGCTGCGTACTAATTCTTATGACACAATTTGCCATGAGCATCTGGAATATTACTCACTTCAAGTAGTGAAGACTGTTTTGGAGAAGTCGGGTCTTAGATTGGTTGATGTATTTATGAACTCCATAAATGGAGGAAGCTTTGCAGTTACTGCAACAAAAGCAGATAATCTTTCTATTAAGTCCAACCAACCCGTGATTGATTGGCTGTTGGGACAAGAGAATCGGATGGGGTTGAATACTCCAAGACCCTATCGAGATTTTGAAGAGAGAGTTTTTCGTCATCGTGAAGATTTGACACGCTTAATCCGTGATCTTAATGCTGATGGTAAAAAAATATTAGGTTACGGCGCTTCGACTAAAGGAAATGTTGTCCTTCAGTTTTGTGGTATCACTCCTGACGATATTCCAGCTATTGCGGAAGTTAATCCAGAAAAATTTGGTAGAGTTACCCCTGGTACTCATATTCCAATTATTTCTGAAGCAGAAGCACGCGCTATGCAGCCAGATTACTTTCTGGTTTTACCTTGGCATTTCAAAGATGGTATATTACGTCGCGAAAAAGATTATCTAGCAAGTGGTGGGAAGTTTATATTTCCTTTCCCAGAAATCGAGATTGTCTAA